TCCAAGTAGGGTGAGGAAGGTTCCACATGGGAGAGAGGCCCGTAGTGATGGCAGGAAGGGAAAGATCAAACaagtacatatattaataacaaagtcattattataaatataggCAGTAAATAAACCTGTGATATTGGATTAGAATTGGAGATACCAGTGAGCCCTCatgtttttatacacacacacactctctccctAGCTATGAGGCACTAAGAAGGCATTGAAGCAATAAGCCTGCCCCCCAGCTCCTCTAGTATTAATCAACATACCCACGGCACAGAGATCTTGGCTTCTAAATATCATTCTTCACTAAAAAGAACCAGGGGACAGGtctcacagtggctcatgcctgtaatcccagcactttgcgaggctgaggcgggaggatcgtttaaggccaggagtttgagactagcctgggcaacatagtgagaccctgtttctacaaaaaaattttttaagaattagccaggcatggtggcatgtgcctgtatcattagctactcaggaggctgaggcaggaggacagcttgagccgggagttagaggctgcagtgagctatgattgtaccactgcactttagcctgagcaacagagtaagaccttgtcttaaaaagagaaacaaaacaaaacaaaacaaaaaacaaaacagggctCCTTGGAAAAAATAGCTGATTCCAGAGCTGGGGCAAGGAAAGCACAATTTGAACCTATAACACATTTGTGCCAGAAAACAAgtgcttaaaaaaatagagaaagtcaaaaggacacagaaacaaATTTGAAAGGATTCttactggccaaatctgggacaatctGAGCATAAAATAATCATAGTAATAGATTATAACTCATTGAATAAAACAGGAAGCCATAAATCAACTGATATAAACAAATATGTGGAAGCTTTGATGAGCAATGGGATATTTACATCATTCAAAGTACTTCCctataaaatacttattaatcATAAAAGGGAAAGAGTGACTGTACAGTAGAGAAGGCTAGAAGACCACACCTCAATCAGGTGATCAGAATGGACATTATCAGTAATGGGACAAGTGGAAATCATGTATCGCCTGATACAATGCAAGGAGAATACAGtatcacttctgtgatattccAGCCAAATACACATAATCCAAATCTAGTCATGAGGAAACATGAGACAAACCCACACTGACAGACATTCCACAAAATAAGTGGTCTGTCATCTTCAAAGGTGTTAAGATCAGGAAAGTTGAGCAAAGGTTGAGGAACTCTTCCATGCTGAAGGAGACTAAAGGGACATGATCACTAAATACGTGAGATTCTGAACAGGATCCTTTTGCTATAAAGAATTTGGGAAACCTGAATGGAGTTTGAGGATTAGATGGTAGTAcatcaatgtcaatttcctgacTTTGATGGCTGTATTgggattataaagaaaaacatcctTGTGTAGGACACAATGTAGTGTGTAAGAGAAGTATTCAGGGGCAATGGGGGACATCAGTTGGCATTTTACTCTCAAATGATTAGAAGATAAATTCTTTACACTGtaaattgttgattttttttaaaaaaaaaaatcccagtagaACATTATTCAgcttcagaaaggaaggaagttctgAAACATGCTACAATATTATGAATCTTGAAGACactctgctaagtgaaataagctacaCACAAAAGCACACATACTGTGggattccacttgtatgaggtaCTTAGTCACATTCAGagataaaaagtagaatggtgagtTGGagtagggagaggggaggaaggggaggtaTTGTTTAATgagcacagagtttcagtttgggatgatgacaAAGCTTTGGAGATGGCTGGTGGTGATGGTcacataacaatgtgaatgtacttgatgccactgaattgtacacttaaaaatagttaaaatggtaaattttatgtaatatatattttaccaaaattttctttaaaaaataaagcagtcaATCCCCCCAACCTGCCCTCCAAAAAATATCCCATAGAGGAACAAAACAGAACTTCTCTTACCTCCAAATCATTAGGGCAGTATTTTTGCTCTAAGTCCCAAGAGGGTGTTTCACCAAACATCACCATTAGATGATCAATAAACCTAAGGATGTAACATGTACTTGCTGGGTATCAATAACTCATGATCTGTTTTCCTACATCAGTCCCCAGAGATAACAAGAATGCAAAACACATGAAATGCAAGCTTAACCCACATTGACAGCAATGCacaaaatgtgtatgtgtatcacTTGTCCTATTATGACATAATTTTAATAGACATCCTCtactaatttatttatctttgttagGCATTATCTAGTTACCAGAATTTAGCTAGCTATGCacaatttggttttttaaaagtgaatttattttggtatttgatACTGAGTCACCTACAGTTAAGCAGCTGTCACCTTCCTATCCAAATATACCAGGATAATTCCTTCTGTTATTGGGAAATGGTCTGTAATTTACACAGATgagacattattttctttaaatggacTCAGGCTTAAAAACACTTCTTACATTTAGCCACATTCTAAGCATTAGCCCTATGAAATCAAAAGTTAAATTTGTTAGttgtatttttctaatatgtACTTAAATTATTATGTATGTACTACCTAAAATGATTTCATATTTCACTGGTGATATGTGCTACTTTTTGGCAAACAATAACTATGTGGTGTTACACTTACTAACTCAGTCAGTATGAAGGTGAGACTTGTGTCTGTCGTTGCAAACCTCGTCAGTAAAGGTTCAGTCAACTacaacagcggtccccaacctttttggcaccaggaaccagtttcatggaagataattttttccacagacaggTGGGAAGAACAGGCAGGAGCgggggaagcagagctcaggcagcgatgcatggccctgttttcctaacagaccacagactggtaccaggccacagcccaggggttggggactgcagagctACAGGATAGAGAGGTTGTATCAAACCAGATTGTATGAAACCCTCTaaaccaggggtccccaacctatggtgagttgtataattatttcacaatgtaataataatagaaataaagtgcacgataaatgtaacgcacttgaatcatcctgaaaccaccccccaTTTCtctagtctgtggaaaaattctcttccattaaaacggtccctggtgccaaaaaggctggggaccgctgctctaaacTATCTCTTCCCTCCTCAACCAAAAATCCACTTGTCCCTGCTGTTGTGGCAGCACGCAAGCAGCAGTAGAGGGGTCTTGGGCAAGTAAGTACCTGGAGTCCTCATGAAAAGCAGAGATGAAGTCTGACTGGGCATACTCCGGGTACAGGAAGAGCACAGGCCAGCTCAGCCTGCCCTGGTCATCTAGACTCAGCCTGGCTCCGTAGGGGTTTTCAGAGCTGAGTCCATCCAAGAAAAGCTCAGCTAGACCTTCTGAGGCTGAATCTTCATCCTCACAGGCAGCTTGAGAGAGCCTGATGTTCCTAGCCTGGGTTAAAGACAggaacacacaaacacaaaaacctTACTGTGTGGAGGATGCAAACCCATTTCACTGAAAAATAAGGAAACCATAACCATGTGAGCTCCCTGAAGGCCAGCTCCACACAGGGTTCATCTTCATTATCCCtgaggcctggcacacagtaggcaccaCTTGTTTAACTCATCTTCACCTGGCATCTACCATGTGCTGATCCCTATGTCACAGATATGAGCTAGACATGGTTCCCTGAGCTCGAGCTTCTGCTCATGGTCCAGTGGGGAGACagctatgaaaataattataacataagAAGTGGAGCTGTGGAAATGCAGAAATGGAATAATTAATTCAGTCTGGAGGCTAGAGGTGACTAAGTAATGCTAGGAGGCCTTGAACAATACTTTGAATGGCACAGAAGTTGGGGTTGGGGCAGTTAGGAGGGTGGAACAACATTCTACCTCGAGGAATAGCATGTGTAAAAGCACAGAAAAGATCAAGAGTGTGACCTGCTGCACAAAAATGTCAAATGTTTCAGTTTAGCTGGGACATGGAATACTAGAAATAATGCTTATTGACTTAATCTTTACTGTCTCatagaaatgaagataaatcAAGGGTCTGAACAGTAAGTAGGGTCACCTCTTACATGTATGCAGGGGTTCCTAAGGCTAGCACATGAGGGGAAATTACATGCAACCAAAACTACCTTTGATGATACCCTCTAAAtcagggttggcaaactttttcttttttctttttcacgacagagtctcgctctgtctcccaggctggagtgcagtggtccgatcacaaaaaatttaaaaaaaattagctatgcatggtggcacgtacctgtagtctcagctactcaagagtcTGAGGCAaaaggactgtttgagcccaggagttcaaggctacagtgaggtatgatcatgccatagcctgggtaacagagcgagactctgtctcagaaaaaaaaaaaaaaaaaaatgcaggaaagaCAGGAAAGGGGAGGTAAGATGTTGTTATAGTTAGAAAAGCAACATCCTAAAAACTCAGACTTTCTCAAGATGCAGTGTAACACAGCGGTTACGAGCAAGGACCTGGATCTGACACACATTAGCTGTGTAAGGTTTCCTCACCTTTCTGAGACTATTTTATTATCTAGTAAAATAGTAGCAAGAAGACCTAcatcaggccgggcacagtggctcacgcctgtaatcctagcaccctgggaggccgaggcggacagatcctttgagctcaggagttcgagaccagcctgagcaagagcgagactccatctctactaaaaaacagaaagaaattagctgggcaactaaaaatatatagaaaaaattacccaggcatggtggcacatgcctgtagtcccagctacttgggagtctgaggtaggaggatcgcttgagcccaggagtttgaggttgatgtgagctaggctgacaccacggcaccctagcccgaacaacagagtgaaactctgtctcaaaaaaacaaaaacaaaaaaaagacctACATCAGAAGgctactgtgaagattaaatgagataatgcttaaCCCAGAGcaagtatttagtacagtaatcCCTCCTTAGCCATGGTTTagctttccacagtttcagttaccagTGGTCAACCGTGGTCtgaaaatatcaaatggaaaattccagaaataaacagtaaGTCTTAAATTGTGCACCGTTCCGAGTAGCATGATGATATCTCGTGCTGTCTGCTCCATCCCACCCAGGATATGAGTCAGCTGTTCTCCAGCACATCCACACTGTAGATACTACTGCTAAGTGACCGCCCATTAGTCACTTAATggccatctcagttatcagatcaactaTTGCTGTATCACAGTGCTTAtgtcaagtaacccttattttgcttaataatgGCCCAAAGCACAATAGTAGTGATGTTGGCAATTTGGATGTGCCAGACAGAAACCTCAAAGTGCTTGCTCTAAGTGAAAAGATCTAAGTTATCgacttaataagaaaagaaaaaaatcacatgctgaggttgctaagatctacggtaagaatgaatcttccatccatgaaactgtgaagaaggaaaaagaaactcatGCTACTTTGCTGTTGcaactcaaactgcaaaagtttcACTGCACAAGTTATGGACACAGCACATGATAAGTGCTTAggtaagatggaaaaggcattaaactTGTGGATGGAAGACAGGAAGAGAAACATGTTGTGTTTGATGGCAATCAGGTTTGGTACTATCCGaggtttcaggtatccactgggggtcttggaaagTATGTCCCTTGGATAAGGGGGATTACTGTATATGTTACAGAGACCAATACAAGCACACAGTGGGAGAGCTAACGGAACTCAGGGggctctgactccagagcctgggctcCTTTATCACACTGCTTTACcgaagtagaaagaaaatgaacaaattcagtTAGGGAAAGCATCCCAGGAGAGGTTCCTAACAGACTCCACAGGATTAGTGGATTTAGCAGGACACTAAGAACCTAAGGTTTGAAAACTCACCTTAACAGCCTGGAGTAAAGCCTCATTTTGATTCTGCTCCTTCTTCTCTTTCAACTTTGCTTTCCTCACATCCCTTTGTTCAGTTCgctaaaaatgaaattcagataTATCAGCTCTAGAGAACTGGCTTCCTCTTCTATTACCCCACCCTGCTCTGAATTACTCTCTCTGGTCTCTATCTACCCCATGCTTCTATGTCAAGGGATAGTAGTGGCCAGATtcagttcaataaacatttacaaagCACATGTGGAGGTGTCAGGTTCAGCGGCagcagaaatttaaaatctaGTTCTTATACTCAAGGAGTCCGGTCTACTGAGGGGCTGAGGGATATAGACAAATGAAGAGCCAAGTACAATAGGTGTGTTATATCATGTTACTCTGGTGGTATGAACTGAGTGCTATGAAACACAGCAGATGGAGTGATTGACACTGGCCCACTGAGGAGGTGGACTTAGATAGACACGGAAGATTCCAGCAGATAAATGAGAAAAGGCATTCTCTGTAGAAGTACTGACAACTGGGCAGATAAGTACCCTACGGAAAATTTCAACTTGCCTGGTGTGGCTGGAGTATAGGATAACACACTGGAAAAGCCCAGGGCAAGAATTTATCAGAGGCTCTGCCTTTTGCACAATTATAATCCATGAGAGCAAAGTACCAATAGCGTACTCAATCTGgtagaaatataatttagatttctttttcttgctaatCTACCTCAAACCACTTGATCCTGCTTTTACCCTCAGGATTGAGGATTAACAggagtcagcaaacattttctgtaaagggccagaaagtaaatattttaggctttgcagaccaTGTGTGGTCTCTGTTGCATATTATCTGGTTTTGTTTATAACCCTTTAAAAAATGCGATAaacaaggccaggcatggtggctcacacctgtaatcccagaactttatGACACTGAAAGAGGAGGAACACTTGAGATCAGAAgcttgggaccagcctgggcaacacagcaagaccctgtcatggtggcatgtacctatagtcccagctactcaggaggctaaggtgggaggatcgcttgagtccaggaattcaaggttacggtgagctatgatactgccactctactccaacctgggcaacagagcaagacctgtctctttaaaaaaaaaatgtgaaaaatgttccTTAACTCACTATAAAAGCAGGCTACAGActagatttggcctgtgggtcagtttgctgactcctgctctaAAATACAGCACCAACCATCCCCCAGCTTCTCTACAAGGGCTAACACAGATCCAGTCTACCAAAGGACAGCTGCGAAAATCCTTTCTGCCATCAAGAAGTTAGATCCTACTTTCAAGTGTGTCTCTTGAAATGATACCACAAAGATTATGGTCAACTCTGCCTTCACTGTTGAGCTAGACCAGACCACAGTGTCTGGTCCACATtagaaaatgattaagatggATGATTAAGAAGAATGACTTGAATACTGTCCCAGGTTGTTTTTACTCTGATTCACAGAATGCAGCTTCATGCTGTCTTACCTGAAATTTGGGATCTCAGCAGACCACATAATGTGGGATGTCTGCCAATTCAGAGGAACCCTGAACTGTtgggtttcctttttttaaatcaactttactgaagtataatttacagattttaagtgtacagtttgacaagttttgacaaatgtatacacctaGGTGCCCAACACTCTAATCAAGGTAGAGAATCTTTCCACCCTTAGAAACTTCCTTcatcagccaggcacggtggttcacgcctgtaatcctagcactctgggaggctgacgcgggaagatcactcaaggtcaggagttcgagaccagcctgagcaagagcgagaccccgtctccactaaaaatagaaagaaattatccagacaactaaaaatatatgtagaaaaaattagccgggcatggtggtgcatgcctgtagtcccagctacttgggaggctgaggcagaaggattgcttaagcccaggagtttgaggttgctgtgagctaggctgatgccatggcactctagtcagggcaacagagcaagactccgtctcaaaaaaaaaaaaaaaaaagaaccttccTTCATGCCTCTTTACAGTCAATCtcatacaaaaacataaaaaattagccaggtgccatggtgtgtgcctacagtcccagctattcaggaggctgaggtgggaggatcacttgagcctaagagttggaggctgcagtgaactataatcaagccactgtactccagtctggatgacagagcaagatcctattgccattaaaaaaatgtctaTACTCTTTCCGTTCCTAGCGCAGCTATGGCCCGCAGTCCCAAGAAACATCTGAAGCATGTGGCAGCTCCAAAGCATGGGATGCTGGATGAATTGACCGGTATGTTTGCTTCTCATCCATCCACTGGTCCCCACAAGCTGAGAGAGTGTCTCCCACTCATCATTTTCCTAAGAAACAGGCTTCAGTATGCCCTGACAGGAGATGAAGTGAAGAAGATCTGCATGCAGCGGTTCATTAAGATTGATGGCAAGGTCCGAACTGATATAACCTATCCTGCTGGGTTTATGGATGTCATCAGCACTGACAAGACTGGAGAGAATTTCCATCTGATTTATGACACCAAGGGTCGCTTTGCTGTTCATCGTATCACACCTGAAGAGGCCAAGTACAAGCTGTGCAAAGTGAGGAAAATCTTCGTGGGCACAAAAGGAATCCCTCATCTGGTGACCCATGATGCTCGCACCATCCGCTATCCTGATCCACTCATCAAAGTGAATACCATTCAGATTGATTTGGAGACTGGCAAGATTACTGATTTCATCAAGTAAGTTGACACTAGTAACATGTGTATGGTGACTGGAGGTGCTAACCTGGGAAGAATTGGTGTAATCACCAACAGAAAAAGACATCCTGGGTCTTTTGATGTGGTTCACGTGAAAGATGCCAATGGCAACAGCTTTGCCACTAGGCTCTCCAACATTTTTGTTATTGGCAAAGGCAACAAACCATGGATTTCTCTTCCCCGAGGGAAAGGTATCCGCCTCACCATTGCTGAAGAGAGGGATAAGAGACTGGCAGCCAAACAGAGCAGTGGCTGAAATGGTCTCTAGGTGACATGTTAAAAGGGTGTTTGTACTTAATAAAAGATTAAGTGATAAAAAAGTCTATAATATATAATTGATTTTCTTATACTGATATTGTATCCTACAAGCTTGCTGAGCTTGTTTATTACTTCCAATAGTTGTTTAGAGGATCCCTCAAGATTTTCTATATGCAAGGTCACATCATCTATaaatagttttacttctcttTCATGTTTTGAAGGATAGGTTTGCTGGGTACAGAATTCTTGGATGacaagtctttttctttcagaattttaaatatgtcaCTTCATTACCTTTTGGCTTTCATGGTTTCcaatgagaaatcagctgttagTTTTATTGAGGATCTTTTATATATGAAGAATCATTTTCCTCttactgcttttaagattttcttttttctttttgtctttgaacAGTTAATGATATGTCTAGGTGTAGACTGCTTTAAGTTTATTCTACTTGCAGTCTGTCAAACTTCTTGCATGTATAGATTACTGTTTTTCATCAAACTTTGGGagtttttggtcattatttcttcaaatattcttttgcccctttctctcctccttcattATGCCTTACTTTGTATGCATGATAGCATCCTATAAGCCTCTCTTCATtcatctttctttattcttttttcattctgtttctcaGACTGGATTATCTCAActgatctatcttcaagtttattcattcttttttctgtctgCTCAGATCTGCTGTTGAGCCCCGCTAGTGAATTGTTCATTTCAGCTATTGTATTTTTCAACTAGAGAACTTCTATTAGGTTCTTTTTAAcaatttctctttattgatattctctatgTGGTGAGACTTTGTCCTTATACTTTCTTTTAGAGTTCTTTAGATactctttcctttcattcttaGAACATATTTAAATTAGCTCGTTTAAAGCTTCACCTAGTAAGTCATCCCATGTCTGGGCTTTCTCAAGGGCAGTTTCTATTGCCCCACCTGCTTTTGTATGGGccatattttcttgttcttttgcatgtcttgtggttttttttgttgaaaactagatACTATAAAGAATGTGGCAACTCTAGAAATCAgattctcttccttctccagggTTTGttggagttttttgttgttttttggttttttttttgagacagagtctcactccattgccctgagtagagtgctgtggtgtcatcctagctcactgcaacctcaaactcctgggctcaagtgattctcctgcctaagcctcccgagtagctgggagtacaggcaaacatcacaatgcctggctaatttttgtatttttaacagagatggggtcttgctcttgctcaggctggttttgaactcctgagctgaagtgatcctcctgcctcagcctcccagagtgctaggattacaggcatgagccaccatgcccagccaagaaacaaagtttttttttttttgagacagagtttcactctgtcacttaggctagagtgctgtggcgtcagcctagctcacagcaacctcaaactcctaggctcaagcaatcctgcctcagcctcccgagtagctgggactacaggcatgcgccaccatgcctggctaattttttctatatatttttagttgtccagctaatttctttctatttttagtagagatggggtcttgctcttgctcaggccagtctcgaactcaaacgatccacccatctcggcctcccagaaaagaaacaaattttaaagaaaaaatttaggaTGACCTGAGAGACATAATCTGGAAAATGATAATTAATGCTAATTAGCAAATGCCAATTAGCTGCTGACTTTCACAAACCTTCAGCTTGTCTGCTTTAGCCCTCACTTCCAGAAGCTTCTTCTCTTTGGCATCTATTTGCAGCCCCTCATCGCACCAGTTCACAGCCTCAGCAAAGTGTTTCAGTTCCAGATGGCATAAGGCACCTGCAGAACTCAGAACCCTTAAGATCCAAGAAAAACATGCATGGAAAGAACTTATCTTGAGCAGGACCTCCCACACCCACCAGCTGCCAGCCAGCACCCTGACGAGAACACGGAAGATAATGCCCCTTACACTACGGTCCCCAGacaaggaagaatattttttgtATGCTAGATCAGAAAGACCCCTAGGTCCCATTCAGCTCAAAAATCCTATGCCTCCCTGGCATTAAGGACTCTTAAAGTAGGGACGGCTACAGCCTAGTGGCAAAGAGGacaagctttggaatcagatcTGGCATGGAAATCTGTCTATGTCATTTACCAGCCAGACCTTAGACAAAGGACCAAGTGTCTCTGAgcttcaggttcctcatctgtaaataggaAGAATAAAGCCCAtctcagatgatttttaaaatagagacagaaagaatatGCCTCAGCCACTTACCAACGTAGTGGCAAGACCAAAGACATTAGGTCTCTCCTAATTTTGTTCTTTATGGCTACCAGTTTAAGCTGCCTCTCCTTCCTAGTAAGAATTTTTTTAGGCCAGGTATGGTAGctcatgcgtgtagtcccagcttcttaggaggctaaggcaagaagaCTGCCtaataagcccaggagttcaatgctgcagtgagctatgatcatgccactgcaatccagcctgggcaacagcatgaGACCTTgtccttaaatttaaaattaattaattaattaattttaaaaatgtactcagGTTCATTTTTCTCCAGTTACCCTCTTTAGGCTTTCCACAGAATTGTAAAATATCAGAATAGTAAGGGCTTAGATATCAACAGAACCTAACCCCATCTTCCAGAGATGAGTAAAATGATACTCAGAGTGGGTGTCTTACCAAGATTACATTGTAAAGCAAAACTAACAATTGGATCAACGATTATACAATTCCAACCTGAGGCTAATTCCACAGGACTACACTCAATTTATCTGCCAATCTTTGTTCAATAACTTCTTTCCCTACAGCTGAGGGATGTGGGTCTACTTACTACCCCTAACCGTGAACATCTAAAGAGGCATAACGTCAATAAAGCATTTTAAGCAGGTCCATGGGGATGTAGGGAAGATTAATATGTGATGAATAAATTAAAGTTTGCAAAGCACCTACGAGATTCTCAAAGAAAAGGTGaagtataaaagtaataaaagcacTATTATTACATGGAAAGGTCAGACTACAAGAGAAAAAATCTGTGAACATCTCAGCATCAGAGTTACCAGCAAAGGTCCCACAACTTATCTTTTAATTAACATTAGCATGACATTTAAAGATTTCACCTTTCAATCAgctaatttggaaaaaaaaattagaatgtggCTTTTGGAactgctttgttttaattaatttaaaatgaggagtttcaatttctctatgaattcttaaaatataaacagatcATTCTTTgggttattcttttaaaagtggcATGTTGCTGTTGATAAGGAATAAGAACTTAATATCAAGATTTCAAAAATAAGGTGACTTCATTAGTATCCCAGCACCTTAATATCAAAGCTTTAAATGTCAATTTTTGGTGCAGTGAGTAATCGCTTTCCCATAATGACAATCATAGTGTAGTTCTACAAGACTTACCTCTTACTATTGCTTTGAGGTGGCAGGGTTTTAGCTTTCTGGCAGCTGTCACATCGTTGAGAGCAGAACGAAAATTGCCTAACAAAACACCATTTAGTAAAAGAGAGAACAAGTTTTGAGAtcaaaatgtttgcaaaattttGTGTGTAGTGAAAAAAACACCCTTGAATAATCCTGGAGAAATATAAATCAGAGCAactgtttttagaaaaatatattaatagttgtgtTCATCAGGAGCCTTAGAAATGTTTATTAAGGCAAACCATACAGGAACTATAAAGGctagtaagcacatgaaaagatgttcaataccACTCATgattaggaaattaaaattaacatgaaaTTGCTAAAAATTAAAGACAGATAATATCCAGTATTGGTGAAGATATGGAAAAAGAGCACATGGGGTAAATCAGAGAGCAACTTagcatgcacttttttttttttttgaaacagtctcattctgttgccagggttagagtgcagtggtgtcataatagctcactgcaaccttaaactcctgggctcaagcaatgctcctgcctcagcctataggtgtaagccaccacacccagctaatttttctattttttgtagagatgaagtctcactcaggctggtcttgaactcctgacctcaagtgatcctcctgccttggcctcccaaagtgctaggattactggcattagccaccacacccggcctgtacATACACTTTGACCCAATAGGAAATTATCCTTAAATATCTGTATAAATGTGCAAGGATAAATGCAAAAGCATGTTAACTGTAGCATTACTTTTAATTGTGAAAagctggaaataatccaaatatccTCAATTTAGTAATGATTAAATACATTAAGATAAATCCATACTATTGAAtactatgcagtcattaaaaagaatgagatagatCTGCCTGTAAGAAATATGGTAGGATGTCTGTGCTATATTGTTTTAGTTATTCCATGTGTATACTA
Above is a window of Lemur catta isolate mLemCat1 chromosome 3, mLemCat1.pri, whole genome shotgun sequence DNA encoding:
- the TTC4 gene encoding tetratricopeptide repeat protein 4 isoform X2 yields the protein MERSEPDVASDDAMDSFLEKFRSQPYSGGFHENQWEEEFEKVPLFMKKAPSEIDPKENPDLACLQSIIFDEERSPEGNFRSALNDVTAARKLKPCHLKAIVRGALCHLELKHFAEAVNWCDEGLQIDAKEKKLLEVRAKADKLKRTEQRDVRKAKLKEKKEQNQNEALLQAVKARNIRLSQAACEDEDSASEGLAELFLDGLSSENPYGARLSLDDQGRLSWPVLFLYPEYAQSDFISAFHEDSRFIDHLMVMFGETPSWDLEQKYCPNDLEVYFEDEDRAELYRVPPKSTLLQVLQHPRYFIKALTPTFLVCVGSSPFWKNYLRERKVHQIK
- the TTC4 gene encoding tetratricopeptide repeat protein 4 isoform X1, which encodes MERSEPDVASDDAMDSFLEKFRSQPYSGGFHENQWEEEFEKVPLFMKKAPSEIDPKENPDLACLQSIIFDEERSPEEQAKTYKDEGNDYFKEKDYKKAVISYTEGLKKKCADPDLNAVLYTNRAAAQYYLGNFRSALNDVTAARKLKPCHLKAIVRGALCHLELKHFAEAVNWCDEGLQIDAKEKKLLEVRAKADKLKRTEQRDVRKAKLKEKKEQNQNEALLQAVKARNIRLSQAACEDEDSASEGLAELFLDGLSSENPYGARLSLDDQGRLSWPVLFLYPEYAQSDFISAFHEDSRFIDHLMVMFGETPSWDLEQKYCPNDLEVYFEDEDRAELYRVPPKSTLLQVLQHPRYFIKALTPTFLVCVGSSPFWKNYLRERKVHQIK
- the TTC4 gene encoding tetratricopeptide repeat protein 4 isoform X3 produces the protein MERSEPDVASDDAMDSFLEKFRSQPYSGGFHENQWEEEFEKVPLFMKKAPSEIDPKENPDLACLQSIIFDEERSPEEQAKTYKDEGNDYFKEKDYKKAVISYTEGLKKKCADPDLNAVLYTNRAAAQYYLGNFRSALNDVTAARKLKPCHLKAIVRGALCHLELKHFAEAVNWCDEGLQIDAKEKKLLEVRAKADKLKRTEQRDVRKAKLKEKKEQNQNEALLQAVKARNIRLSQAACEDEDSASEGLAELFLDGLSSENPYGARLSLDDQGRLSWPVLFLYPEYAQSDFISAFHEDSRSTLRMRTGQNYTGCLPRAPCCKYCSTLGTLSKP
- the LOC123635613 gene encoding 40S ribosomal protein S4, X isoform-like, translating into MARSPKKHLKHVAAPKHGMLDELTGMFASHPSTGPHKLRECLPLIIFLRNRLQYALTGDEVKKICMQRFIKIDGKVRTDITYPAGFMDVISTDKTGENFHLIYDTKGRFAVHRITPEEAKYKLCKVRKIFVGTKGIPHLVTHDARTIRYPDPLIKVNTIQIDLETGKITDFIK